The nucleotide sequence tgggggaggggagaggatgcCCCAGGTCGGGCaaagggggagggtgggatggaggcCGGCTTCCCGTGAATGATGGAATCACAGACAACCTGGAATGAGATGGAGAGCTGAGGCTGTCAGGTGCCTCCTGCCCCATTCCGGACAGTGCAGAGAGGCAGCCAAGACCCAGAGAGGGTGGGCAGCCTACTCAGAGTCCAACAGTCCCCAGACTCCTGCCCCGAGACTGTAAAACTCCCACAGGGTCTCGTGATGCCGCTCTCTGTCCAGGGTCCCAGGAAGCATCCAACCctgatttcttcttctctttccagaAGCACCACAGGAACATGACCCATTCACCTACGGTGAGGGAGGGGCATCTTTCTCTGGGTGCTGGGCTTGGTTAGCCTGCCCTacctctctctgtttctgtctccatCATTCTCTAGCCTCTCGGTGTTTACATCTTTGGCATTCTCATTCTTTATCTCTTGATTTGGCTCTCTGACTCTTTCGGTCTCGATCTCCCTTTGTCCCtgtctctctcagtctctgtctctctatttgtgtccctctctgtctctctgattcATTCTCCTTTTACCTCTTAGTATCCCACGGCCTCTCCTCTGTTGCCACctgcctttctcctctccctgccccccttTCCCTCTCCATCATCCTTCCTTACTCGAttgcttcctccctcctcttGCCCTGTCCACCTCCTACCTTTTCTCCCTGATCCCCCTTCTCCCACATCGCTCCCTCCTCCTCGCACTGAtgtcctttctctcctcttccccatcCTTCCTCTTTGCCCCTTCCTCCCCATTCTGCCCCTTTCCtatccttcctcctcctctccctgcatTCACCCTCCTCCGTGCATTCACCCGCCTCCCTGCTGCCCACAGACTACCAATCCCTGCGGATCGGAGGCCTTATAATCGCCGGGATTCTCTTCATCCTGGGCATACTCATCGTCTTAAGTGAGTCCCCCTACCCTGCCTTCAGTCGCTTCCGGTGTCTGCCCCAGCCCCGCCCAACCTCCCGCTCCGCCTTCAACCCCGCCCCATCTGTGCCCTTGGCCCCGCCTTTGTTTCTGTCCACCCCACTTTCCTCCCTGGGCCTTGCACCTGTTCTGCCCCTGCCCTCAGCCACGTCCCAGTTTCTGCCCTTCCCCCATTCCCGCCTCCGGCCCCGCCCGGTCCTTATCCTGCCTGCCCTCGGGCTCGCCCCGCCTCTatccccgccccggccccgcccccactTATACCCCCGCTTCTGGCCCCGCCCCGTTTCCTATCCCCGCCCCGGACACGCCCCCCACTTCTATCCCCGCCCtcggccccgcccctgcccctgccccacccttaTCCTCAGCCACGCCAGCCCGGGCAAGCGAGATCTGTGGCTCGCTGTGCGCTGTGCGGCTTAGAGGGGAATCTCAGCAGACTCCTCTCCACGCCCCCACCCACAGGCAGAAGATGCCGGTGCAAATTCAACCAGCAGCAGAGGTAAGAAGCCTCTCTGGACCCTCATCTCCTCCCGCTCTAAAGGAGCGTTGGGGGTGAGACCAGAAGTCCACTCAATCCACAGCCAGATCCTTCGGCAAATATGTATTAAACACCTACTACGTGCCCAGCCCCAAGCCAGGCCTTGGCACCAAGCCACGAGTTAACTGCCCTCTCTGTCTGAGCTTCCAACCAAGTGGGGGCGGTGGCCATGGGTTCCAACAGACCCACAAATATAAAACCACAAAGCGTGATAAGTGCTGTGAAAGAGTCGCGGCGAAATGAGATCACCTTACTTGGCGGCCCAGTTTAGCTCAGAGTCCTGTTCCTAGCTCTTTGATTTAtcgttaaataaaattttaaagcccAAGCAACGTATGAATATCTTCTTCCTATTAAGATACTTAtagatattattataaataaaggtAGTATTTTATTGTGTCCCATGTACAAGATGCTATTTCATTATGTGTTATTTACCCCTCACACCATCTCTATAAAGTAGGCGCTGttattaacctcattttacagatgaggaaaccgagacaTGGGAAAGTGTTCACATGCCCCAGATCATTCAACTGGAAGATGAGGGCTCTGGGTTTCTCACCTAGGCTGTCTCCAGGCAATCTGCCCTCAAGTCGCTTTGGCTATATACCTCCTCTTCCATATTCTAGTTCCTTCCTCAACACTCTGGGAGGTACTCGCTGTTATCGGCTTGGAGCACCTCCTGCCAAACACTTAAACTGCTCCTGGGTTGCACTGGATTTTCTGGCGGCTCCAATCTGCTCCTTGCCCATCTGTGGGTCTCAGTGGATTGGTCTGTGAAATGGGGCGGGCATTGGGGTCTTCCGAGTGTagctgtctctctcctttttccacCCCCCAATTCTTGATGCATCTCCTTTCCCAGGACTGGGGAACCTGATGAAGAGGAGGGAACTTTCCGCAGTTCAATCCGCCGTGAGTTTGGGGAGACTTAGGGTGTTTGGGAATGCGAGTTGGTTCCAAGAAGCCCTTTGCTGGCCCTCCCTGGGCGCGGGGGGTCGGGGATCGGGGCTTGATCTGCCCTGCCGTGCTCCCATCTTTCAGAGGAGCTGGGGTGCCCCTCTTGACTTCCGGATTCTCTGTCTTCTCCCTCAGGTCTGTCCACCCGCCGGCGGTAGAGACACCTGGCGCGATGGGCCCCAGCCGGGTCCCGCAGCTCTAActaggctgggggagggaggagagaggaggaggagggggcaaagGGCTGGGTAGCGGGCCTGGAGGGCTCTCCTGCCCTTCACCCTTTTCACCCCCACAGGATTCCCCTGGCACTTGACGCTTCCCACCCACCTTCTGCACGCCCACCACCACCTGGACTGCCCTCTTCCCTAGCCCTGCCCCCACAGACTCTGACGCTCAGATTTCCAATAAAACGTGCTTTTCTCTCTTGACAGCGCTGTGCGAATTTGTCAGTCCCTTCGCGGTGGAAAGCCTGGGCGCCCCCTTGGCCCCGGCAGAGGGCGCCCCCACCCTTGGGGAAGGGGCGGGGACGTCGGCagtgggcgggggcgggggtgggggtggccggGACGGGGGCGGGCTCTCCGGGCCCCCATTGGCTACGGCCCCCCGAACACCAGGGCTCCCCCCCTCATCTACCCCTGACAACAGTCGGTCCGGCTTCCAGCTGCTGCAGCCAGCGCTCCTTCACCGCCTCTACATCCAGCCGCCCCTTGCTCCAGCCCGGCATGGCGACCCAGGTCCCCACAAAGGGTGAGCGTCGCCTGGGGAGAGGGCGCAGCGGGGCTCCGGGATCTTAGAGCTTGACAGAGGATCTGGGGGAGAGCCCAGTACTGAAAGGGGAGGGGAATGGGGAAGGGGATGTCCCCTCCTCACATGGGCGGAGGCCCCTGCATTGCACCCCTCGGTACTCCATTGGGCACCCTCTCCCGGTGGTCTCGGTTCCTGTGCGGGACCGGTGGTTGGAGAGCGGCAGTCCCGGGAGAAAGGATGCTCGGACCGGTAGCTATAGCAACCATGCAGCTGGTCCAGCGCCGCGGTGGTAGTGGACTCGGAGAAATGGGCTTCGAGGGTGGGAGCCGCTGGGTTTGTAGCCACAGAGGTTCGCGCAGATTTCATGGTCCCTGCGGAACGTAAGGGGACGGGGTCCatgtccctcttttttttttttttttcccctccctctctctctctctagtgcTGGCACCTGTGGTGGGTGTTTCCTGAAATCTCTGACAGGCAGGTTCAGAGGGAAGcgaggagaaagagggaaagacagGAGCTGTAGGAAATGAGAGatggagagagcaagagagagggagacagtaAGGAATATAGAAAGAGACTGACTGAGACAGCCTGGAAGAGATAAGGACCGAGAGACAGAGGGAGGCGTAAAGACACAGAGGGGGAGAGATAGAGAAGAACCGACAGCGTGAGACAGAAATGGGAAAAAGGAGGGGTGGCACAGGGTGGGGCCTGCACCACTGCAGTGAACCCCCATTTGCGGGGATGGGTGGCAGGACCCTCCTTCCCAGCCCTCATTCAAGGGTGTTGTCCAAAAGGTGCATTTGGGTGTGCAAACAGatgccttcccacctccctccagtcACACAGAGATAGACATTTCACACCATTAGCCCGACTAGGCACCCCTGAAATACTCGGTCCCCACAACAGTCCCCCTTTCTTGAGCTTACTTCTGCAGAGGAACAAGGGGGGAGAATGCTTTCATGGTgggggagaggtgggcagggagggagttTCCAGCCCTAAGAGCAGGGTCAGGCAAGAGGCCATCATTGCTGAGGAGCCTCTGGCACTGAAGGGAACCCCAATTCCACTCTGatctctccttccctgccccctttCCCGGCAGGCGGGGGCTGCTGCACTGAACCATATCTGCAGAATTTGAagcagggcggggagggggggcagTGGGGGGGGCGGCTGCAGAGGCTGGAAGCCACCCTAGGGAGAGGGGGCAGGGTTGAGCCAGCAGCCCTGGCGGGAGCCCAGCACTTCTTTTCGCAGAGATGGTGGTTAGCAGGATCGATGGCAGCAGACGGGCAGAAGTGGGAGGAAGatgccctgcctccctcccccccacacaccctTTCCCCAGTCACAGCAGGAGAGGGGACCACAGGTCTTGGGAAACCCGGGGGCAGGAAACGCATGTTGCCTGTCATAAACCGCTTAATGAAATTAATTAACAGATCGTTAGGGAGGGGGACGGCTCCCTTGCACCCCtagcctccacccccaccctgtcAGAGAGCAGGAGGGTGTGTTGGGGGCAAATAGAAAGGAGATGGAAAGGCACAACTGGGCCTTGGTCTCTATCCTTAAAAAGGACCCTTGGCTTGGCCACAAGCCAGTTGTTCAGGGGCAACAATAGGAGGTACAAAGGGAGCAGAGGGAATCAGGGTTGGCCCCAGAGTTAGAAACTCAACCCTCAAGTCCCACACAGGACCCCATCCAGCCTGGGGTACCCAGATCCATCACCTCTCCTCACCTCTCAAGATGCTCCAGTTGCCATAGTAACCACCTCCTTCCTGATTCTCCTTGGCAACTGGCCAGGAGTGGTGCACattccttctcctgcctcctggcTCCACCCTTAGCTCAGCCTCGCCATGAGGACCCAGATTGCTGGGACAGCAGGAACTAGAGAGGAACTTCTGCATGGAGCAAGGAGCACCCCGGGAGGGTGGAAccagagaggaaccagagaggatTCTGGGGCAGGCGCTCACCTTGTGGGgcagggcttctcagatggtttGGGGAGGCAGGATGTGTGGAAACGCAGGATAATGCAACTGTTCCATCTCTGATGCTGCCTAGCaggggttcattcattcattcatccattcattctagAAAAGTTTTTGAACAACTTTACAAATGCCAGGATTAACAGCAGAGATGAGTCAAATAAATTTGCTCTGCAtctggtaggggagctaagacAGAGCAGAGATGACTCTAAAATACTATTTTCCCATCTCGATGCTTATGAGTACCACCTTCATGGTTTTTGCCCTGTCCAAATGTTCCCCACActgatatttaacattttttccttcaaaggattaatttttaaaaaactttgttaGCTTTATTTTATATCAGCTCCACAAATGgaaaatcaggatttttttttttttgtcttacatTGAAAGCAAgtattaaaattatcttaaacaaccaatttcatttttctgggcctcagtgttcCTCTTTAGTGGAAAGAGAATGAAGATAGTGCCTATATCAGAGAACggctatgaaaattaaatgtggtAATATCTGTAAAGTGCTCAGAAGAGAGCCTGGCATGGAATCAGTGCTATCAAATGCAGCTTAGATaaataaacaaaggagaaaatcaaaTAATGTCATAACAGTCTACTGAGATATTATTACCTGCTGAAGACACTGAGCCCAAGGCCTGTTTTCTCTTGAGAGATTAACAAGGGTTGGAAGGTGTAGAGATATATCAGCTCCTTTTTAAGAATGTCTCTTTGAAGACTGGACAGGGAGCTGAAGAGGGTGAACTTACAGTGTATCAGTGCTATTCAGGGTCTTGCATCAGTCAGTTTAAGCTACAGTATGCagtaccaagggcttccctgctggtttagcagtaaagaatctgcctgcagatgcaggagacacaggtttgatccctgggtcaggaaaatcctctggagaaggaaatggcaacccactgtagtattcttgcctgaagaaatcccatggacagaggagcctggcgggcacggagtcacaaaagtgtcagacccgactgagctactaaacaacaaatgaAGTACCAAAAATCTCAGTGATTTCTGACAACCAAAGTAGATCTCTTACTTAGATTATGTGTCCACAATGGGTTGACTAGGGTCTCTACTTCCCAAAGAAAACTGGAGCAGCCACAATCTTGAACATTCATGTCACCAAGCCAAAGGCAAAAGAGAGCTCTTGCATGGGCAGTTAATGCTGCAGACCAGACTCATGGTTCATTGGCCAGAATTAGTCACATGTTCTCCTTCCCAACCTCAAGGTAGCCGTCCTTGCTGAGCTTGGATGGGGGAAGGACACTAATGACAACATCTGGCATCACCCTAGCACTCCCAGTACACCCGCCTCCCCTAGTGGGGCATGTTTTGCAGAATTCCACTCTAAACAAGGCAGGGTGTACTAAAAGCTGTCAGTGTATTAGGGAAGCATCAGGATGGGTTTTGTGAATGGGAAGGATGTTCTGAGTTCTTCTGGAGGAGACTACCATTTAAGACAGGGAGGTAGGAGATAGGgaaaagtaaacacacacacaaaaaaaacgcacacatatatacacacattagtgaaagtgtgagttgctcagtcttgtccaactctttgcgaccccatggactgcagcctgccaggctcttctgtccatggaattctccagacaagaatactggagtgggttgccattcccttctccaggggatcttcctgacacagggattgaacccaggcctcctgcattgaaggtggactCCTTACCACCTGAGGCACCAAGGAAGCATTATCCACATGTTAACATTTAGAAATCAGGGTGAGTCTTCTAGCGGATGAGTATGTTTTTATGTGGTACTGCTgccgctgctactgctaagtcgcttcagtcgtgtccgactctgtgcgaccccatggacggcagcccaccaggctcccccgtccctgggattctccaggcaaaaacactggagtgggttgccatttccttctccaatgtgtgaaagtgaaaagtgaaaatagttACATACATATACACGCATACATGTACACACTGGGAAAGTTACTACAAAATCAACTTTGAATCTTTAATTTGATGGTGTCTGAGAAATAAGTAATATAGGAATAATATAAATTTTTGGACAGTTCCTCTCTGCTGGATTTGGTGGTAGGAACAAGTGGATGAGAGCTCTCAGAAGACTGAGAAGTTGTAGGGAGTGTTCAGGGGAAGCTGATACACTGAGCAGTTAGTTCTCCAATGGGATTCATACTCCCAGCATCATATGCAAAAGAGAGTGTATATGTGTTTCTCAAGAAATGAGTCCATGCTTGCATTAGATTTCCTAGGTCTAGGATCAGGACTGCCACGTACAATTAGGTAGGTTGGGCATTATATAAGGGAAGGTATCGACCAATGGAGTGAGTTGGGGCTGGAATCCAGCTTATGCTCCAGTCTTTAAGTTTTGTGTCCTGCCGTGAGGCTACATTGTCCAGAGCAAGGGGTCTCAATGATCTGATTTCTACACAGAAACCACTGGGCCAGTGGCGCCATTAGGATCCTCAAATAATTAAGAAGCCAAGTGTTGAAatgtttttccctctctctctgccttcttcccACAGTTCCTCAGGATCCTGACCCATTTTACTATGGTGAGTGGCAGATTCTGCGACGAAGGTACCCAGGGGCTGGATGGAGGGGTGGCTGTAGATCCCcacaggccactgctgagtggctTCAGCTATGGCTTACATGTTATGTGCTGGGTCACTGGCCACATGACCATGTGGATATAATTGATATCAGCTTGGCCTATGGAGGGTTGAATCAGACTTGGGGAGGGGGTACCCTCTTTGGATCCTCCTCAGGCTTCACCAGCACTCTGGGCTAGTTTTCTGGGGTCATCAGAGAAGCCAACCACTCTGACACCAGGCTGGctgaatttgaatcctggctggtccactcactagctgtgtggccttgagcaagcAACTCTGTCTCTCTGGGCCCTTCTGCAAATAAGAACACTAAGTTTTCACCCATAAGGACTGTGGGGAAGATTTACTCAGATATCATTAAGTCTTTCCATAGCACTGAAGCTCAAAAAGTGACTCCAGGTCTAGCAGACCTGACCCCAGTTCCCTCTCTGTAtaccctccttctctctccctttgtTCACTCATACTCTTCTCCATGTTCTAAGTTGTcttctgcctcaggacctttgcacttacTGTTCCCTCTGCTGGAATACGCTTCCTCTAGCCCTCCACACAGCTAGCTAAGGCTCCCTTTTCTTCTTCAGGCCTCAGATCAAATAATGACTGTCAGGAGAGGCCTTCTTGagtccccaacaagagaagccacacatAGATCTAGGCATGGTCCCATGACTgagttttgtggttttattttgtttatcacaAATGAAAGACaactccctgagggcagaggccTGGACCACTGCTGGTCCAGAGTGAATATTTCTATAGAT is from Bos indicus isolate NIAB-ARS_2022 breed Sahiwal x Tharparkar chromosome 18, NIAB-ARS_B.indTharparkar_mat_pri_1.0, whole genome shotgun sequence and encodes:
- the FXYD1 gene encoding phospholemman isoform X3 yields the protein MASLSHILVLCVGLLAMVNAEAPQEHDPFTYDYQSLRIGGLIIAGILFILGILIVLSRRCRCKFNQQQRTGEPDEEEGTFRSSIRRLSTRRR
- the FXYD1 gene encoding phospholemman isoform X4, which gives rise to MPEAPQEHDPFTYDYQSLRIGGLIIAGILFILGILIVLSRRCRCKFNQQQRTGEPDEEEGTFRSSIRRLSTRRR